A section of the Struthio camelus isolate bStrCam1 chromosome 18, bStrCam1.hap1, whole genome shotgun sequence genome encodes:
- the MYBL2 gene encoding myb-related protein B isoform X3, giving the protein MLVRHYGQNDWKFLASHFPNHSDQQCQYRWLRVLNPDLVKGPWTKEEDQKVIELVKKYGTKQWTLIAKHLKGRLGKQCRERWHNHLNPEVKKSSWTEEEDRIIFEAHKVLGNRWAEIAKLLPGRTDNAVKNHWNSTIKRKVDTGGFLSEAKESKSLYLLVEVDGKEGQSQMRAECQNVLPNWPVDISEIKEEDASDEEVTGVQELPSELPAAELAEHNTEGTPDDVLPEDASTYVTSPYKWVVEAANYLCPTSVPAFNEALDMIESDPDGWCDLTQFDLPEDPSAGSSSSSNSPVRQTPSKPASSLSNVTEYRLDGHTISDLSKSSKGELIPISPHAEVSFGTPPSMLKRQKKRKISLSPVTENATSTSLSFLDSCNSMTPKSTPVKTLPFSPSQFLNFWTKQDTLELENPSLTSTPVCSQKVIVTTPLHRDKTPLLQKNSAFVTPDQKYVVDNTPHTPTPFKNALEKYGPIRPLPQTPHLEEDLKEVLRSEAGIELIIEDDVKPEKQKRKQGLRRSPIKKVRKSLALDIVDEDTKQNMPALPKTICFKRAQPVNFLSRSLNLSSSSRKNDSGLLNRAFVQVQPEKMSYRKMPSHFRPPAPMTRAWKAVACGGTQDQLFMQEKARQFLGMLKQSHTSRTLILS; this is encoded by the exons ATGCTAGTGAGACATTATGGGCAGAATGACTGGAAGTTCCTGGCCAGTCACTTTCCT AATCACAGCGATCAGCAGTGTCAGTACCGGTGGCTGAGGGTGTTGAATCCAGACTTGGTTAAGGGCCCTTGGACCAAAGAGGAAGACCAGAAG GTAATTGAACTGGTTAAAAAATATGGCACCAAGCAGTGGACTCTGATAGCCAAGCACCTGAAAGGGCGGTTAGGAAAGCAGTGCCGGGAACGCTGGCATAACCACCTGAATCCAGAGGTGAAGAAGTCCTCATGGACGGAGGAGGAGGATCGCATCATTTTTGAGGCTCACAAGGTCCTGGGGAATCGCTGGGCTGAGATTGCcaagctgctgcctgggag GACTGACAATGCTGTGAAGAACCACTGGAACTCCACCATCAAGCGGAAGGTGGACACGGGAGGCTTCCTCAGTGAAGCAAAGGAGTCCAAGTCGCTGTACTTGCTAGTGGAGGTGGACGGCAAGGAGGGCCAGAGTCAAATGAGAGCTGAGTGCCAG AATGTCCTGCCAAACTGGCCAGTTGATATCTCTGAAATAAAAGAAGAGGATGCCAGCGATGAGGAAGTGACAGGCGTGCAAGAGTTACCCTCGGAGCTACCAGCTGCTGAACTGGCGGAGCATAACACTGAGGGGACTCCAGATGACGTGTTGCCCGAGGATGCCTCAACATATGTCACGTCACCGTACAAATGGGTTGTCGAAGCTGCCAATTATTTATGTCCCACATCGGTGCCGGCCTTCAATGAAGCTCTGGACATGATAGAATCT GACCCAGATGGGTGGTGCGATCTGACCCAATTTGACCTGCCTGAGGATCCTTCTGCTggtagcagcagtagcagcaacaGTCCTGTGAGGCAAACGCCCAGCAAGCCAGCCTCATCGCTATCCAATGTAACCGAGTACCGCCTGGATGGCCACACCATCTCTGACCTAAGCAAGAGCAGCAAGGGAGAGCTCATCCCTATCTCCCCGCATGCGGAGGTGAGCTTTGGCACACCACCCTCCATGCTGAAGaggcagaagaagaggaagatctCCCTCTCTCCTGTTACAGAGAACGCCACCAGCACCAGCCTTTCCTTCCTTGACTCCTGCAACAGCATGACACCCAAGAGCACCCCTGTGAAGACATTACCTTTCTCCCCATCCCAG TTCTTAAACTTCTGGACCAAACAAGATACGCTGGAACTGGAGAACCCGTCTCTGACCTCCACGCCTGTGTGCAGTCAAAAGGTGATTGTTACGACCCCTCTGCACAGGGACAAGACCCCGCTGCTCCAGAAAAACTCGGC GTTTGTCACACCAGATCAGAAGTATGTGGTGGACAACACTCCTCATACCCCTACACCTTTCAAAAACGCCTTGGAGAAATATGGACCAATTAGGCCCCTG CCCCAGACCCCTCACCTGGAAGAAGACTTGAAAGAGGTGCTCCGAAGTGAAGCTGGCATCGAATTGATCATAGAGGATGATGTAAAGcctgagaaacagaaaaggaaacaaggg CTGCGCAGGAGTCCCATCAAGAAGGTCCGGAAGTCTCTGGCCCTGGATATTGTGGATGAAGATACAAAGCAAAATATGCCTGCCCTCCCCAAGACAATCTGTTTCAAAAGAGCCCAG CCGGTGAATTTCCTGTCGAGGTCCCTGAACCTTTCCTCCTCGAGTAGGAAGAACGACAGCGGTTTGCTCAACAGAGCCTTTGTGCAAGTGCAGCCAGAGAAAATGTCCTACAGGAAAATGCCAAGCCATTTCAGACCACCAGCACCG
- the MYBL2 gene encoding myb-related protein B isoform X2, translating into MARRSRGEDQDDLHCQDTDSDVSEQRDSRCKVKWTQEENHSDQQCQYRWLRVLNPDLVKGPWTKEEDQKVIELVKKYGTKQWTLIAKHLKGRLGKQCRERWHNHLNPEVKKSSWTEEEDRIIFEAHKVLGNRWAEIAKLLPGRTDNAVKNHWNSTIKRKVDTGGFLSEAKESKSLYLLVEVDGKEGQSQMRAECQNVLPNWPVDISEIKEEDASDEEVTGVQELPSELPAAELAEHNTEGTPDDVLPEDASTYVTSPYKWVVEAANYLCPTSVPAFNEALDMIESDPDGWCDLTQFDLPEDPSAGSSSSSNSPVRQTPSKPASSLSNVTEYRLDGHTISDLSKSSKGELIPISPHAEVSFGTPPSMLKRQKKRKISLSPVTENATSTSLSFLDSCNSMTPKSTPVKTLPFSPSQFLNFWTKQDTLELENPSLTSTPVCSQKVIVTTPLHRDKTPLLQKNSAFVTPDQKYVVDNTPHTPTPFKNALEKYGPIRPLPQTPHLEEDLKEVLRSEAGIELIIEDDVKPEKQKRKQGLRRSPIKKVRKSLALDIVDEDTKQNMPALPKTICFKRAQPVNFLSRSLNLSSSSRKNDSGLLNRAFVQVQPEKMSYRKMPSHFRPPAPMTRAWKAVACGGTQDQLFMQEKARQFLGMLKQSHTSRTLILS; encoded by the exons ATGGCGCGCCGCAGCCGCGG tgaGGACCAAGATGATTTGCATTGTCAGGATACTGACTCGGATGTGTCAGAACAGCGGGACAGCAGGTGCAAAGTCAAATGGACACAGGAGGAG AATCACAGCGATCAGCAGTGTCAGTACCGGTGGCTGAGGGTGTTGAATCCAGACTTGGTTAAGGGCCCTTGGACCAAAGAGGAAGACCAGAAG GTAATTGAACTGGTTAAAAAATATGGCACCAAGCAGTGGACTCTGATAGCCAAGCACCTGAAAGGGCGGTTAGGAAAGCAGTGCCGGGAACGCTGGCATAACCACCTGAATCCAGAGGTGAAGAAGTCCTCATGGACGGAGGAGGAGGATCGCATCATTTTTGAGGCTCACAAGGTCCTGGGGAATCGCTGGGCTGAGATTGCcaagctgctgcctgggag GACTGACAATGCTGTGAAGAACCACTGGAACTCCACCATCAAGCGGAAGGTGGACACGGGAGGCTTCCTCAGTGAAGCAAAGGAGTCCAAGTCGCTGTACTTGCTAGTGGAGGTGGACGGCAAGGAGGGCCAGAGTCAAATGAGAGCTGAGTGCCAG AATGTCCTGCCAAACTGGCCAGTTGATATCTCTGAAATAAAAGAAGAGGATGCCAGCGATGAGGAAGTGACAGGCGTGCAAGAGTTACCCTCGGAGCTACCAGCTGCTGAACTGGCGGAGCATAACACTGAGGGGACTCCAGATGACGTGTTGCCCGAGGATGCCTCAACATATGTCACGTCACCGTACAAATGGGTTGTCGAAGCTGCCAATTATTTATGTCCCACATCGGTGCCGGCCTTCAATGAAGCTCTGGACATGATAGAATCT GACCCAGATGGGTGGTGCGATCTGACCCAATTTGACCTGCCTGAGGATCCTTCTGCTggtagcagcagtagcagcaacaGTCCTGTGAGGCAAACGCCCAGCAAGCCAGCCTCATCGCTATCCAATGTAACCGAGTACCGCCTGGATGGCCACACCATCTCTGACCTAAGCAAGAGCAGCAAGGGAGAGCTCATCCCTATCTCCCCGCATGCGGAGGTGAGCTTTGGCACACCACCCTCCATGCTGAAGaggcagaagaagaggaagatctCCCTCTCTCCTGTTACAGAGAACGCCACCAGCACCAGCCTTTCCTTCCTTGACTCCTGCAACAGCATGACACCCAAGAGCACCCCTGTGAAGACATTACCTTTCTCCCCATCCCAG TTCTTAAACTTCTGGACCAAACAAGATACGCTGGAACTGGAGAACCCGTCTCTGACCTCCACGCCTGTGTGCAGTCAAAAGGTGATTGTTACGACCCCTCTGCACAGGGACAAGACCCCGCTGCTCCAGAAAAACTCGGC GTTTGTCACACCAGATCAGAAGTATGTGGTGGACAACACTCCTCATACCCCTACACCTTTCAAAAACGCCTTGGAGAAATATGGACCAATTAGGCCCCTG CCCCAGACCCCTCACCTGGAAGAAGACTTGAAAGAGGTGCTCCGAAGTGAAGCTGGCATCGAATTGATCATAGAGGATGATGTAAAGcctgagaaacagaaaaggaaacaaggg CTGCGCAGGAGTCCCATCAAGAAGGTCCGGAAGTCTCTGGCCCTGGATATTGTGGATGAAGATACAAAGCAAAATATGCCTGCCCTCCCCAAGACAATCTGTTTCAAAAGAGCCCAG CCGGTGAATTTCCTGTCGAGGTCCCTGAACCTTTCCTCCTCGAGTAGGAAGAACGACAGCGGTTTGCTCAACAGAGCCTTTGTGCAAGTGCAGCCAGAGAAAATGTCCTACAGGAAAATGCCAAGCCATTTCAGACCACCAGCACCG
- the MYBL2 gene encoding myb-related protein B isoform X1, with protein MARRSRGEDQDDLHCQDTDSDVSEQRDSRCKVKWTQEEDEQLKMLVRHYGQNDWKFLASHFPNHSDQQCQYRWLRVLNPDLVKGPWTKEEDQKVIELVKKYGTKQWTLIAKHLKGRLGKQCRERWHNHLNPEVKKSSWTEEEDRIIFEAHKVLGNRWAEIAKLLPGRTDNAVKNHWNSTIKRKVDTGGFLSEAKESKSLYLLVEVDGKEGQSQMRAECQNVLPNWPVDISEIKEEDASDEEVTGVQELPSELPAAELAEHNTEGTPDDVLPEDASTYVTSPYKWVVEAANYLCPTSVPAFNEALDMIESDPDGWCDLTQFDLPEDPSAGSSSSSNSPVRQTPSKPASSLSNVTEYRLDGHTISDLSKSSKGELIPISPHAEVSFGTPPSMLKRQKKRKISLSPVTENATSTSLSFLDSCNSMTPKSTPVKTLPFSPSQFLNFWTKQDTLELENPSLTSTPVCSQKVIVTTPLHRDKTPLLQKNSAFVTPDQKYVVDNTPHTPTPFKNALEKYGPIRPLPQTPHLEEDLKEVLRSEAGIELIIEDDVKPEKQKRKQGLRRSPIKKVRKSLALDIVDEDTKQNMPALPKTICFKRAQPVNFLSRSLNLSSSSRKNDSGLLNRAFVQVQPEKMSYRKMPSHFRPPAPMTRAWKAVACGGTQDQLFMQEKARQFLGMLKQSHTSRTLILS; from the exons ATGGCGCGCCGCAGCCGCGG tgaGGACCAAGATGATTTGCATTGTCAGGATACTGACTCGGATGTGTCAGAACAGCGGGACAGCAGGTGCAAAGTCAAATGGACACAGGAGGAG GATGAGCAGCTGAAGATGCTAGTGAGACATTATGGGCAGAATGACTGGAAGTTCCTGGCCAGTCACTTTCCT AATCACAGCGATCAGCAGTGTCAGTACCGGTGGCTGAGGGTGTTGAATCCAGACTTGGTTAAGGGCCCTTGGACCAAAGAGGAAGACCAGAAG GTAATTGAACTGGTTAAAAAATATGGCACCAAGCAGTGGACTCTGATAGCCAAGCACCTGAAAGGGCGGTTAGGAAAGCAGTGCCGGGAACGCTGGCATAACCACCTGAATCCAGAGGTGAAGAAGTCCTCATGGACGGAGGAGGAGGATCGCATCATTTTTGAGGCTCACAAGGTCCTGGGGAATCGCTGGGCTGAGATTGCcaagctgctgcctgggag GACTGACAATGCTGTGAAGAACCACTGGAACTCCACCATCAAGCGGAAGGTGGACACGGGAGGCTTCCTCAGTGAAGCAAAGGAGTCCAAGTCGCTGTACTTGCTAGTGGAGGTGGACGGCAAGGAGGGCCAGAGTCAAATGAGAGCTGAGTGCCAG AATGTCCTGCCAAACTGGCCAGTTGATATCTCTGAAATAAAAGAAGAGGATGCCAGCGATGAGGAAGTGACAGGCGTGCAAGAGTTACCCTCGGAGCTACCAGCTGCTGAACTGGCGGAGCATAACACTGAGGGGACTCCAGATGACGTGTTGCCCGAGGATGCCTCAACATATGTCACGTCACCGTACAAATGGGTTGTCGAAGCTGCCAATTATTTATGTCCCACATCGGTGCCGGCCTTCAATGAAGCTCTGGACATGATAGAATCT GACCCAGATGGGTGGTGCGATCTGACCCAATTTGACCTGCCTGAGGATCCTTCTGCTggtagcagcagtagcagcaacaGTCCTGTGAGGCAAACGCCCAGCAAGCCAGCCTCATCGCTATCCAATGTAACCGAGTACCGCCTGGATGGCCACACCATCTCTGACCTAAGCAAGAGCAGCAAGGGAGAGCTCATCCCTATCTCCCCGCATGCGGAGGTGAGCTTTGGCACACCACCCTCCATGCTGAAGaggcagaagaagaggaagatctCCCTCTCTCCTGTTACAGAGAACGCCACCAGCACCAGCCTTTCCTTCCTTGACTCCTGCAACAGCATGACACCCAAGAGCACCCCTGTGAAGACATTACCTTTCTCCCCATCCCAG TTCTTAAACTTCTGGACCAAACAAGATACGCTGGAACTGGAGAACCCGTCTCTGACCTCCACGCCTGTGTGCAGTCAAAAGGTGATTGTTACGACCCCTCTGCACAGGGACAAGACCCCGCTGCTCCAGAAAAACTCGGC GTTTGTCACACCAGATCAGAAGTATGTGGTGGACAACACTCCTCATACCCCTACACCTTTCAAAAACGCCTTGGAGAAATATGGACCAATTAGGCCCCTG CCCCAGACCCCTCACCTGGAAGAAGACTTGAAAGAGGTGCTCCGAAGTGAAGCTGGCATCGAATTGATCATAGAGGATGATGTAAAGcctgagaaacagaaaaggaaacaaggg CTGCGCAGGAGTCCCATCAAGAAGGTCCGGAAGTCTCTGGCCCTGGATATTGTGGATGAAGATACAAAGCAAAATATGCCTGCCCTCCCCAAGACAATCTGTTTCAAAAGAGCCCAG CCGGTGAATTTCCTGTCGAGGTCCCTGAACCTTTCCTCCTCGAGTAGGAAGAACGACAGCGGTTTGCTCAACAGAGCCTTTGTGCAAGTGCAGCCAGAGAAAATGTCCTACAGGAAAATGCCAAGCCATTTCAGACCACCAGCACCG
- the LOC138061555 gene encoding uncharacterized protein, whose translation MSTKRSNTSILTLKEILETGFVTGASTHSHSSPVHSYMDCSGASKSNTWELLLDLDNTAKGSSLYVVKQSESLNSCVKTDLHSLTQAVSDSSLVSFCKTPRGQTVFDLSGLPSEHPNRGLGCHSMMDVVSHNTSTPCKTEKHAKPLENLLSRSTELVTDISTLEKPPAPRWEISEIKAPLDTNLSLDISAEELRLLGCSKPDTPLLETSSVVIPLAWPGAFKRCPTLIHMSSTCETQLSDPEPVSVFQHQAL comes from the coding sequence ATGTCCACCAAGAGGAGCAATACCAGTATCCTGACCCTAAAGGAAATCCTGGAAACTGGCTTTGTGACAGGGGCCTCCACCCACAGCCATTCTTCTCCTGTCCACAGTTATATGGACTGTAGCGGTGCCTCAAAATCCAATACCTGGGAGCTTCTCCTAGACTTGGACAACACAGCCAAAGGCAGCTCTCTGTATGTTGTCAAGCAGTCAGAGTCTCTGAACAGCTGTGTGAAGACTGACCTGCACAGCCTGACCCAGGCAGTTTCTGATAGCAGTCTTGTCTCTTTCTGCAAGACCCCCCGTGGTCAAACTGTCTTTGATCTGTCTGGTTTGCCTTCTGAGCACCCCAATAGAGGCCTGGGGTGCCACTCCATGATGGATGTGGTCTCGCACAACACATCAACACCATGCAAGACAGAAAAGCACGCCAAACCACTGGAGAATCTGCTATCCAGGAGCACTGAGCTTGTAACAGACATCTCAACCCTTGAGAAGCCACCAGCACCCAGATGGgagatttctgaaataaaagcccCCCTGGATACCAATCTGTCCCTTGACATAAGTGCTGAAGAGCTAAGGTTGCTGGGATGTTCAAAACCGGATACCCCATTACTGGAGACCTCCTCTGTAGTAATTCCTCTGGCTTGGCCTGGTGCCTTCAAGAGGTGCCCTACTCTGATCCATATGTCTTCCACCTGTGAGACTCAGCTGAGTGACCCTGAGCCTGTATCTGTGTTTCAGCATCAAGCCCTGTGA
- the IFT52 gene encoding intraflagellar transport protein 52 homolog produces the protein MAAMEKGQLSDILFSASKGETFTLNSGYKSLHKRLRGNWKVQSVKGEITSEKLTGVKLWITAGPREKFTATEFSVLKKFLEKGGAMLVMLTEGGESRYGTNINYLLEDYGVVVNNDAVVRNVYYKYFHPKEALISDGVLNRGISEAARKTGFEAADDDGSGRAAQTLTFVYPFGATLNVMKPAVAVLSTGSVCFPLNRPILAFYQHEAQGGKMAVLGSCHMFCDQYLDKEENSKIMDVLLQWLTTADVQLNQVDMEDPGISDYTMIPDTAALSERLKGCLQEGEEIPRDFTKLFDTSLYQLDTTALPSVIKAYEQLNVKREPLRLIQPQFETPLPPLQPAVFPPAFRELPPPPLELFDLDEIFSSEKARLAEITNKCTDDDLEFYVRKCGEILGVTSKLPKEKQDAKHILEHIFFKVVEFKKLNQEHDTDTSETGFQSGN, from the exons ATGGCCGCCATGGAGAAGGGCCAGCTGAGTGACATACTCTTCAGCGCGTCCAAAGGGGAGACTTTCACTCTCAACAGCGGCTACAAGTCCCTGCACAAAAGGCTTCGTGGTAACTGGAAGGTGCAAAG TGTAAAAGGTGAGATCACATCAGAGAAACTGACTGGAGTGAAATTGTGGATTACAGCAGGGCCAAGAGAAAAGTTCACTGCTACTGAG ttttctgttctgaaaaaattCCTGGAGAAGGGTGGAGCTATGCTGGTGATGCTGACAGAAGGCGGTGAATCCAGATACGGCACGAATATTAACTACTTGTTGGAAGACTATGGGGTAGTGGTCAATAACG atgCTGTAGTCCGAAATGTATATTACAAGTACTTCCACCCAAAAGAAGCACTGATTTCTGATGGAGTTTTGAACAG AGGAATCAGTGAGGCTGCAAGAAAAACAGGGTTTGAAGCAGCAGATGACGATGGAAGTGGACGTGCTGCACA AACTCTCACTTTTGTGTATCCATTTGGTGCCACACTGAATGTAATGAAGCCGGCCGTGGCTGTTTTGTCAACAGGATCTGTTTGCTTCCCGCTCAACCGACCCATTCTTGCCTTTTATCAGCATGAG GCTCAAGGTGGAAAGATGGCAGTGTTGGGATCTTGCCACATGTTCTGTGATCAGTATTtagataaagaagaaaacagtaagatcatg GATGTGCTTTTGCAGTGGCTCACAACAGCAGATGTGCAGTTAAACCAGGTGGATATGGAGGACCCTGGG ATTTCAGACTATACAATGATCCCAGATACAGCTGCGTTGTCTGAGCGATTGAAAGGCTGTCTGCAAGAGGGAGAGGAAATCCCAAGAGACTTCACAAAGTTGTTTGATACGTCCCTTTATCAGCTAGATACAACTGCCCTCCCTTCAGTTATCAA AGCTTATGAGCAGCTGAATGTGAAGCGTGAACCTCTCCGGCTCATTCAGCCTCAGTttgagactccactacctcctcTTCAGCCAGCT GTTTTTCCACCTGCTTTCAGAGAATTGCCTCCTCCCCCTCTGGAGCTGTTTGACTTAGATGaaattttttcctctgagaaagcCCGTCTAGCAGAGATTACAAACAAAT GTACTGACGACGACTTGGAGTTTTACGTCCGAAAGTGTGGCGAAATCCTAGGAGTAACAAGCAAACTCCCAAAGGAGAAGCAAGATGCCAAACATATCCTGGAGCACATCTTTTTCAAAGTGGTTGAGTTTAAGAAACTGAATCAg GAACATGATACCGACACAAGTGAAACTGGATTCCAGAGTGGTAACTGA